In Grus americana isolate bGruAme1 chromosome 28, bGruAme1.mat, whole genome shotgun sequence, a single window of DNA contains:
- the TLE5 gene encoding TLE family member 5 isoform X2 yields the protein MMFPQSRHSGSSHLPQQLKFTTSDSCDRIKDEFQLLQAQYHSLKLECDKLASEKSEMQRHYVMYYEMSYGLNIEMHKQAEIVKRLNGICAQVLPYLSQEHQQQVLGAIERAKQVTAPELNSIIRQLQAHQLSQLQALALPLTPLPVGLQPPSLPAVSAGTGLLSLSALGSQAHLSKEDKNGHDGDAHQDDDGEKSD from the exons GGCTCCTCTCACCTGCCGCAGCAGCTGAAGTTCACGACCTCCGATTCCTGTGACCGCATCAAGGATGAGTTCCAGCTCCTGCAGGCCCAGTACCACAG CTTGAAGTTGGAATGTGACAAACTAGCCAGTGAGAAATCGGAGATGCAGCGTCACTACGTCATG TATTATGAGATGTCCTACGGGCTCAATATTGAAATGCACAAACAG GCTGAAATCGTCAAGAGGCTAAATGGGATTTGCGCACAGGTTCTGCCCTACCTTTCGCAAGAG CATCAGCAGCAAGTCCTGGGAGCCATTGAACGAGCCAAGCAGGTTACGGCACCAGAACTGAACTCCATCATCCGT CAGCTTCAAGCTCACCAGCTGTCGCAGCTCCAAGCCCTCGCTCTGCCTCTGACTCCGCTCCCCGTGGGCCTCCAGCCCCCGTCCCTCCCCGCTGTCAGCGCCGGCACCGGGCTCCTCTCGCTCTCGGCCTTGGGCTCCCAGGCTCACCTCTCCAAGGAGGACAAGAACGGCCATGACGGGGATGCCCACCAAGATGATGACGGGGAGAAATCAGATTAG
- the TLE5 gene encoding TLE family member 5 isoform X1, which produces MMFPQSRHSGSSHLPQQLKFTTSDSCDRIKDEFQLLQAQYHSLKLECDKLASEKSEMQRHYVMYYEMSYGLNIEMHKQAEIVKRLNGICAQVLPYLSQEHQQQVLGAIERAKQVTAPELNSIIRQQLQAHQLSQLQALALPLTPLPVGLQPPSLPAVSAGTGLLSLSALGSQAHLSKEDKNGHDGDAHQDDDGEKSD; this is translated from the exons GGCTCCTCTCACCTGCCGCAGCAGCTGAAGTTCACGACCTCCGATTCCTGTGACCGCATCAAGGATGAGTTCCAGCTCCTGCAGGCCCAGTACCACAG CTTGAAGTTGGAATGTGACAAACTAGCCAGTGAGAAATCGGAGATGCAGCGTCACTACGTCATG TATTATGAGATGTCCTACGGGCTCAATATTGAAATGCACAAACAG GCTGAAATCGTCAAGAGGCTAAATGGGATTTGCGCACAGGTTCTGCCCTACCTTTCGCAAGAG CATCAGCAGCAAGTCCTGGGAGCCATTGAACGAGCCAAGCAGGTTACGGCACCAGAACTGAACTCCATCATCCGT CAGCAGCTTCAAGCTCACCAGCTGTCGCAGCTCCAAGCCCTCGCTCTGCCTCTGACTCCGCTCCCCGTGGGCCTCCAGCCCCCGTCCCTCCCCGCTGTCAGCGCCGGCACCGGGCTCCTCTCGCTCTCGGCCTTGGGCTCCCAGGCTCACCTCTCCAAGGAGGACAAGAACGGCCATGACGGGGATGCCCACCAAGATGATGACGGGGAGAAATCAGATTAG